The following proteins are encoded in a genomic region of Magnolia sinica isolate HGM2019 chromosome 1, MsV1, whole genome shotgun sequence:
- the LOC131255089 gene encoding ribonuclease 3-like, with product MATRIPSASFILAILFCSGAIVAADFDFFYYVLMWPGAYCRKEGCCLPTTGEPEIDFLIEGMYPAKNSGELVSKCNVTTQFNVNQVARIISDMYAYWPNISCPSNNGLESWKSLWEPYGNCTGLSQFQYFNGALQLRSTVDLLSKLRRADILPNDKEHDSSWLFAAINDAVGKKTAMRCVETTEWWFIKKSQLSQVWFCVNKNATTIINCPVYPKFTCEDKVTFSSFTYNMMKDTSESFNPIQMPTSLSE from the exons ATGGCTACTCGCATTCCATCAGCTTCTTTCATTTTGGCTATTCTCTTTTGCTCTGGAGCCATTGTAGCTGCAGACTTCGATTTCTTCTACTATGTTCTCATG TGGCCAGGAGCATATTGTAGGAAAGAAGGATGCTGCCTTCCCACCACAGGTGAACCAGAGATAGACTTTCTCATTGAGGGCATGTATCCTGCTAAAAATTCAGGAGAGCTCGTCTCAAAATGCAATGTCACTACTCAATTCAATGTGAATCAG GTTGCTAGGATTATCAGTGACATGTACGCGTATTGGCCGAACATCTCATGTCCAAGCAACAACGGTCTGGAAAGCTGGAAaagtctgtgggaaccgtacggTAATTGTACGGGGCTGAGCCAATTTCAGTACTTTAACGGGGCCTTGCAACTGCGATCAACGGTCGATTTGCTCTCCAAGCTGAGAAGAGCAG ATATCTTGCCTAACGACAAAGAGCACGACTCAAGCTGGCTCTTTGCTgccattaatgatgcagtcggaAAGAAAACAGCCATGCGTTGCGTCGAGACCACGGAGTGGTGGTTTATTAAAAAATCTCAGCTCTCTCAGGTCTGGTTCTGTGTGAACAAGAATGCTACCACAATCATCAATTGCCCTGTGTATCCTAAATTCACGTGTGAGGACAAGGTCACGTTCAGTTCATTCACCTACAACATGATGAAAGACACTTCCGAATCTTTCAACCCCATCCAAATGCCCACATCCCTCTCCGAATGA
- the LOC131248499 gene encoding ribonuclease 3-like → MAASIASTSLLVSMLFLSGAIATPKFDFFSKFDFFYLVLTWPGAPCSKGNICCLSTTGAPELDFYVKDMHPYKYWWTIFGWTGQDVTDCNDTPFVADELENQTRLYMDKYWANIKCPCNNGLSNWEHVWSKFGTCSGLTQNEYFEKTLQLRSKLNLLIKLRKERKLFAMHPYRNSQKCSRMPSEI, encoded by the exons ATGGCTGCTAGCATTGCATCAACTTCTCTCCTCGTGTCCATGCTCTTTCTCTCTGGAGCCATTGCCACTCCAAAATTCGATTTCTTCTCAAAATTCGATTTCTTCTACTTGGTTCTCACG TGGCCAGGAGCACCTTGTAGCAAAGGTAATATCTGTTGCCTTTCCACGACAGGTGCACCAGAGCTAGACTTTTACGTTAAGGACATGCATCCGTATAAATATTGGTGGACAATATTCGGGTGGACCGGGCAGGACGTAACAGATTGCAATGACACTCCGTTCGTAGCTGATGAG CTTGAAAACCAGACCAGACTCTACATGGATAAGTATTGGGCGAACATCAAGTGTCCATGCAACAATGGTCTGTCCAACTGGGAACACGTGTGGAGCAAGTTCGGTACATGCTCGGGGCTGACCCAAAACGAGTACTTCGAGAAGACCTTGCAACTGCGGTCCAAACTCAACTTGCTCATAAAGCTGAGAAAAGAACGTAAGCTCTTCGCAATGCATCCATATAGAAACTCACAGAAATGCTCAAGGATGCCGTCCGAgatatga